Within Phaeodactylum tricornutum CCAP 1055/1 chromosome 15, whole genome shotgun sequence, the genomic segment TCTCTGAGGTGTCCTGCGAACTGGGGATTTGTTTCGCGTTGCAGTTGTCCGTGTCCGACTTTGCGGAAGCCGAATTTCACTCCAGCGCCACGATTGGCTCACCAGAGTCGCTGCACGAACACCAAGCTTATTCCACCACTTGTTCTACAAATCACAAAAAGCAGGAAACAGAAGACCGCTCTACTTTCACATTCGAGCAGCAGCTTGCTCATGGCGTGGCAGCCATGCAAGCCAGTAAATTTCAATGTGCTGTGGCTTTTTTTGAACGAGCATCAGACGAGACCAACGGAGTTCCACGCGGTGAAAGAATACCACTTCGCCGGGCCAGAGCGCTTCACCTCGTTTCCTTGGCAGCCTCACAATTAAAAAACCTCGATTTGGCTCATAACGCAGCCCAGGAATCTTACCTGATCCGTCTCCAATCCTACGGACCACTTCATATTGATACGATTGCCTCATTCAGTAACCTCGGCTACATCTATATTGAACTAAATGAAGTTGGAAAGGCCGCATGGTGCCTGGCTCAAGTGCTCAAGGCACTTCGCGCAGTATTTGGCTACGAGCACGAAAGTGTCGGAACCACGGCGACCACATTAGCCGCCATTTATTTGCGGCTAGAGCGACCCGAACAGGCCAAGCGCTGCTACCTATATGCTTTGGAAACGTACCGAGCGCTGGGCTGGGATAAAACACGTGACGGGCTCGAAGAGGAGCTCTATAAGTTGGGGTTGAGCGAAACTCGTGTGGATCTGTAGTTGGGCATTAGGTTACCACAGACACTAACCTGTTTGGTATATTATTGCCAACATTTTTTGGAGcatgactgactgtgaatacttCGATAAAATTGCACAttcctaactgtaaatgacaAAGTCGGCGTCCAAATCAATTGTTTCTCAAAATCTCGGAACGCGGGCCGTGCCAGATGGTATAGAGGAAAACCACATTTCCTCGAGCAACTGTTTTCGGTCGGAGTCATAAACAACTGTGCGTTGCGTCTCTATTGTAATTTGAAAGGGATCCTGAATCTAGTTATGTTCGGTGCTACTTCGATTGGCGCTGACAGGTGAATATAGGGAAGGAGTCAATATCGAGTCGTGTTTCCTGACAGTGGGAAAGGTAGTCGTATCAGGCCGTAGGGGGATGGACGCGGACAAGGAACACACCGCGGATACAGGCATCTTCTCCGGAAGAACAAAGTCAACGAGGCGCCGTTTCTGGAGTATTTCTAGCTAATGTCTAGAAACATGTAGCTTCGATGGAATTCCGTAGCTTCAAAGCCTGTCGCTAATTAGAGAAGTTGATCCCCGAGAGGTAGAAAAAGAGGCGGGACCGTCAACGGCTATTTTGGAACGACCAAAGACTTTTCAACGACAAGGAACATTATTTAGATACGAGCAAATCAAATACTGCCAGATAATGCGTTGGGACATTCTCACATCGGCGGGACATCGTGGCTTCCGGGAAAACAAACTCTTCAGCTTCCGTCAAAAGCGTCAAACTCACTGACTGCGACTGCACCTCTCGCATAGAAGCGGCTCTCACATTCTCTCGCTGCCTGTGCCCTAAACAGTCGAGTCCACAACTTACTATTAGCGTGTATTCTCGAGTTCATCATGCATCGTCCAAAGCTTGGCTTGGGCCTGCTGcttctcgtcgtcggtaGTTCGGCCCAGCAACTGCGAGCGGTGGTTACCGATATCTCCTTGCAACAGAAGGACTTGTTGTCGGTCGAACACTCGCGAGGGCAAGATCAGCATCGTGAATTGCAAAGTTCCGGTTCTATTGTGGACATTGCCCAGAATGATCCTTCCACCTTTTCCCTTCTCCTAGCGGCGCTCGATGTGGCTGGTCTGGATACACTACTGGACTGTGAATGGttctgcttcttccgtcattTCACAGTGTTTGCTCCGACAGATAACGCCTTCGGAAGGCTCCCGGAGGAAATTGTGAACAAACTAGTCACAAATATTGAGTATCGCTTTCACCTCATCTCTGTATTGTCCTACCACGTGCTCGCTCGTCAGCTTGACGCTGCCGCCATTCAAAGCGCCGTCGGTGACAACGCCAACAACCAAGCGACGGTAAAGACACTCTTGGGTGTAGATATCAACGCAACGCTCGGAACGGATGGAGGGGTCATATTGAACGGGAACACCAACGTCATTCAGGCGGATATCGAAGCAGACAACGGAGTTGTGCACGTGATTGACAACGTGCTTTTGCCGACCTTCATGACGAACACAATTGCCCAAGTGGCAACTGACGCAGGTATTTTTACACAACTCATTGACGCGCTCGACAACGAGCTAGTGGAGACGCTATCGAACGATGCCGCCACGTTTACAGTCTTTGCCCCAACGGATGAAGCTTTCACCGCGTTCACCGATGCCTTCACCGGTGAACTTACCACCGAGCTACTCAGGAATATCGTTCTATATCATGTGATTCCGGATCAAATATTATTTCTCGGGGAACTGCTTCCGGGAAGGACCATCACGACAGCTCAGGGGGAAGACATTGATCTCACTACTTCGGGCTTCTGGTGGCACCGCCAATTGCAATTGAATGGTGATGTCAGCATTGAGGCGGCCGATATTTTGGCCTCCAACGGTATCGTGCACGCCATAGACAAAGTTTTGTTGCCGCCGACCTTGCAACTGGCTGGACCGTCCATTGTCGACGTGGTGTCGGGCACTGCGGACTTTTCGACTTTAGTCAGGGCCATCGTGGCCGCCGATCTTGTTGATACGCTGTCGGCACCAGGAAACTTCACAGTTTTTGCCCCCACCAACGCAGCATTTGAGGCTTTGGGAACAACCTTGGACGACCTGATCAACAATGAGAACAAGGAACCCCTGCGGCAGATTCTCTTGTACCACGTTGTGCCAGCGAAAGCCCTTTTTAGCGATCTCGAAGACGACTCCACGCTCACAACCGCACAAGGATCAGCCATTGCGGTCGAACTCCGGTATTTTTTATGGTTTGTAACTGGCGCTCGCCTGAATGGAGATGCGCGTATTACGGACCGTAATATTGAAACCTCCAACGGAGTCATTCATGTTATTGACAAGGTATTGATTCCTCCCTCGGAGTAAGTGACTTATTGAAATAACTGGCAAGTAGAATATATTCATCATGCAATATACTAAGCTCCGACTAGCAGATGTAGCCGATCCCAAAGCTAAAGTTGCCACATCGAATGGATGATTAGATAGTTTAAGAACGTCGTAGCTTTGGGCCTATGAAAACGACCCAATCTAATTACCAAGGGCATGACTCGGAGAATATCCATGGGTACCGCATAAAAGTCATTTCGACGGGCGGGACTGTTTGTTTAACACCCTTGATGACCATCATCCGAATGTTTGGTTCTTCGCGGAAATCGGGTCGACAGATCACAGTTTGGAGGCCAAGACAGAGGACTGGGGCAGAATCCGTGTTGTTTGCATATACTAATGCTTGCCACAAGTGCTAACTCTCAAATCCTCAATGAACTACATTCCAGACAGTATGATTCCTGCTGACCGAAAGGATCTATGTTCCGGTACTCTGTCAAAGAAGCCAGCCTTTGGTAGAACCCGTGGGCTAGAAGAGCAACCAATGAAATCCGACCGATCCCTTGTCTCTAAGTTGACCTTCGCCTTCGCCTCAAAGAATTCACTGGACTCAACAGAAACCTTACTAACTCATATGGGAGAAGACACATCGGATGTTTcgtttttggaagaagaggaattCGACTTACGCACTGCGATCGGGCAGCCTAATGCGGGCGAACCGGCTACACGGAGGAAACAGGCCAAATTCTGGAGGAAAAAAACCCAGCTACACTTGGCACAATACGGAACAAAAAGCAGGAAACTGGCAATTAGTTTCATGAATCTTGGTCTGGCAGAGTTTGAGAGAGGAAACGCAGACGCCGCAGTCAATGCTCTGGCCACATCCGCTAGTATTTTTCAAAATCTTGCCACGGATACTCGTCTGGGCTACGCCATGAGCCTGCATTTTATCTCTCTTGCCGGCCTGGCTTGCGGCAAAATCAGCATTGCCAAAGATGCGATTGAAGAGTGCTACAAAATCAGACTCGTAGAGCTAGGGCCCCTTCATATTGACACTATTGATTCATACTGCCAAATTGGGTACATCTACATCTATACACGGCAATTCACTCTTGCGATGTCAACGTTATCTGAAGGTTTCAAAGTTATGCGAGCGGTCTTTGACGACAGTAATGAGAAGATTGTCGACATCGCGACAGAAATCGGCACGCTCTGCGTACAGCTGGGCGAAAAACCTCGCGCCCAATGGTACTTCAACTTCGCTTTGCGGTCATGTCATTCATTGCACTTGTGGCAGAAAGCAGCCAGCCTCGAAGAGCAACTCTATAAATATGGGTTGAGCGAGACGAGAGTGGATCTTTAGATCAAACGACTTTCGGTATTTCCTGTGAAATTCGCCAATTTTTGCCAACCCCAAACGCTACCCCAATTCAACAGTTTATAGAGCCGTTTGTTGTATGATTCGTTAAACTTTTCCAGTTCGACCCAAAGACCGTTAGGCAGCAGAGACGCGTTCCGTCTCGTCTcgtgtttctttttcatatCACTCACAGGCAGACAATACCATAAAGGCAATCACTTTATCAAATAAGGATTGTGTCTCGTTGACCAATTTGTCGGACTGCTCCATGAGCAGCTCTGGTCTGGCCTTGCCAATTCCCTCCATGGCCTCCGAGTTTTTTTTTCAGTTGTATTGCGTACAGTCTCGCCGTAAGACAATGTCCGATCCCGGAAGCCATACGTAGCACTTCCATGCAAATTTCTCTTCGTCCGACTTTGCATGCTTTCCTCATTGCTACATCTCGTCCCTGACCCGTATTTCTCAGTCGACAATCGGGCGATAGTTGAACAGAGGTGATATCTATCTGTGAATCGTTAGCGCCGCAATTGAAACGGACCGCAATGTAAGTGAGGAAGAGTTTTTCCTGTGCCGCCGACGGGGGACTTCTGTCTGACTTATCGACTCTTCTCTGGGAATCGGATCCATCAAGATTGCCCAAAGCTTAGCCCAACTAGCCAAATCAGCAAAATGCTGTCAGCTGTACTCAATCGCTGGCCACCAAATTGGTTGGGTGTATTGGCATTGGCAATAACACCTATGATGATGCAGTCTTGATCAGATTTCCGTCGGCGAAGAAATTAAAAAGCGAGTGAAATACATCAGGGCAAGTCGTTTGATTCCGCTGTCGCGAAATGCCGTCAACGTCTCGAACAAAGCTGGCGTTGCTACAAGAGTGTATTTCGAGCCCGCTTTCTATAACGGCAACATCAGGATGCGGCCAGAGACGAATTGTTGCGGAATGTGACTTCCGTCATTCCTCCTAGTAGAATGGTGCATGGGGTTCTTACTTGCCCTCCGTTCAAAGGCTGCGCTAATGTCCCTCTGCATGTTTTATTGTCTACATCTGACAGCTTTTGTAAAGCTCTGATGAAGTGTACCTCCAGTCGGGCAGTAGTTTCGTCCTATGGCTTGTTTCATGTTAGTCTACTGTAATCTCCGCTTATTAAGTGGTGTGTACTGTCGCGGCACCCAGCAAGGACGATGACGCCCAAACCTCATGCAGCCGTACGATATTATTCGCACCAAAACGATACCCGCTTGGCGGTATGGAAGCTTGGAGCAACAATACTTGACCTACGCGGATCAATTGCCATACCCCTAAAACTGCCACGTCTATTGCAATCAACTGTCGACAACAGCACCAGGTTTGTAACGGTATGAAAGCGGGAACAACATCAGATTATAGAGTAGCAGATGTGCTCCTAATATGCTACCCACGCTTTTCCGTGATCCTTTTATCCACAAAAATGCACTGGGTGCATATTTCCATATTTTATTGAATGCAACGACTTGTTGCTACCCCGACAACTCCACGATTCTAGTGACTGTAAACGAGAAACCACGCATCTATTCAATATATAAGTTTATATAATTAAATTTAGGCAATTTTGTTAGCATCTGGTAAATTTCGAATGGTCACCCGTTCGATCCGGGTCTGGCGCTTCGCCGGCGAGCAGCGCTAGTAGCTCAGTGGTAGAGCGTTCGATTGCAGAATGCTAgatttttgtttttgtcaTCAGTCAGCAGAGAGCGTTCGATTGCAGAATGCTAgatttttgtttttgtcaTCAGTCAGCAGCATCTCCCTAAGGCTACTGCGAGTTTCGTCAATGTTAGGATAAGTGCCTAGCGCACAGTCAGAGATTGTGCCTACTTTTTGTGTGTCCCCACCCTCAAATTGGCCTGCCTACCAATGCTTAGGTAACATTACCCTAAACTGTTGCACAAAGAATGAGTCTGGGTATCTTCTATTACCAAGCGCATCCCTctcttttcaaaaattgtGTACAAACAGCGGTAATTGACTGACTATGAGGAGAAGCATCAACAAGCCTATCTAGCAGATTTCATTGTGTATATACAAGCACCGAGCTGTTCAGGAAGAATGATGAATCTCTTTCATGATTTCACGCATCTTGGCGTTTATCTCTTGCCTGAGAGTCTCATTGCAAAACGCGTAGTTGACAGAATCAGCAACCTTTTCTGCCATTGCACAAGgatccaaagaaaaggtatTGACCAGTAACACCAGTTCTTTAGTTGCGTTGGTATGGAAGACACCCGGGTCATCTGTACCAATAGACAATGGATGATTGTTCTGGAGCCATTGTGCCAAACAGGGATGCTGGGATAGTCCGTGCACGAGATTCCCGTTCGAGGATCTGGCGAGTTCCAACGTCATGACATTGCTTGTGGGGCAGGTTTCCACGGGGATCTTGGTGTCTTCCAGCACTTTTTGAAGCGAGGATGGGAGCAACAAGGCGTGTCCCAAACGGTCCGGTCGGAAAGCCAAAATGGCCACGGCTTCGTCCCGGGCTTTCCGTTTCGATTCGGTGGCAACGCGACGCTCGTGTTTGCTGTTATCATCTTCTGCACATGGGATTTCACCACAATGGATCGTCACCTTGAGTCCGGCCTGTCTCGCCTTTTGAAAGAGGGTCTGAAAAGTCCGAAAATCATTTTTGGTCGGATTGCCCCCCAAGTCGATTCCGACAATTGACGGCGAGAGATTGGAAGGCCGACTCTGCTGGCGTTGGAACATGTCGATTGCAATATGTACAGTATCCGTTGCTTCTTCCAGGGACTGCGATCGGTCGATAGCGACAATGAAGTTACACACGATAGGTAACCGAGACGATGACAATACTGGATCGTGACTGAAgcgttccttttctttgctcTGGAAGTCGCGTATACCCTCCAACACTGTTTCAATGTACACCTGTTTGTCAACCTTTTGCGATTGATCATCTTGATGTGACCGCAGTAAGCGCTTCGGTGT encodes:
- a CDS encoding predicted protein, which translates into the protein MLPFSRDNIEQDQVFLSRWLVSSQSNLNEIGKRASTDASVDTKGSTADTSECSQSFDDTISEVSCELGICFALQLSVSDFAEAEFHSSATIGSPESLHEHQAYSTTCSTNHKKQETEDRSTFTFEQQLAHGVAAMQASKFQCAVAFFERASDETNGVPRGERIPLRRARALHLVSLAASQLKNLDLAHNAAQESYLIRLQSYGPLHIDTIASFSNLGYIYIELNEVGKAAWCLAQVLKALRAVFGYEHESVGTTATTLAAIYLRLERPEQAKRCYLYALETYRALGWDKTRDGLEEELYKLGLSETRVDL
- a CDS encoding predicted protein, coding for MNYIPDSMIPADRKDLCSGTLSKKPAFGRTRGLEEQPMKSDRSLVSKLTFAFASKNSLDSTETLLTHMGEDTSDVSFLEEEEFDLRTAIGQPNAGEPATRRKQAKFWRKKTQLHLAQYGTKSRKLAISFMNLGLAEFERGNADAAVNALATSASIFQNLATDTRLGYAMSLHFISLAGLACGKISIAKDAIEECYKIRLVELGPLHIDTIDSYCQIGYIYIYTRQFTLAMSTLSEGFKVMRAVFDDSNEKIVDIATEIGTLCVQLGEKPRAQWYFNFALRSCHSLHLWQKAASLEEQLYKYGLSETRVDL
- a CDS encoding predicted protein, which gives rise to PSIVDVVSGTADFSTLVRAIVAADLVDTLSAPGNFTVFAPTNAAFEALGTTLDDLINNENKEPLRQILLYHVVPAKALFSDLEDDSTLTTAQGSAIAVELRYFLWFVTGARLNGDARITDRNIETSNGVIHVIDKVLIPPSE
- a CDS encoding predicted protein; the encoded protein is MSDHGCPGKAVSVSEYLRRIPKVELHAHLNGCIRHETLMDLAHERGATLSNRHFSAEPLHENLASPPNNGEHHSMYNIMPRSLQNCFDIFAEIPACVNDLSALRRITQEALEDFAAHHVAYLELRSTPKRLLRSHQDDQSQKVDKQVYIETVLEGIRDFQSKEKERFSHDPVLSSSRLPIVCNFIVAIDRSQSLEEATDTVHIAIDMFQRQQSRPSNLSPSIVGIDLGGNPTKNDFRTFQTLFQKARQAGLKVTIHCGEIPSRDEAVAILAFRPDRLGHALLLPSSLQKVLEDTKIPVETCPTSNVMTLELARSSNGNLVHGLSQHPCLAQWLQNNHPLSIGTDDPGVFHTNATKELVLLVNTFSLDPCAMAEKVADSVNYAFCNETLRQEINAKMREIMKEIHHSS